In Legionella lytica, one genomic interval encodes:
- the astA gene encoding arginine N-succinyltransferase, whose protein sequence is MMLFRSALDSDLEAIHDLAEQSGIGMTTLPKDINLLKKRIDWSCASYKKKIVHPNSEYYLFVLENQKNKEIVGVSAIEARIGHDTPFYSYKLSKRTRISRTLNIRSEYEVLSLVNDNQGRSEICTLFLNPKYRKDNNGLLLSKGRFIFMAQFPMRFAPIVIADMRGVSDKHGRSPFWDNVCSHFFQMPFAEADRLTLATDKQFIADLMPRNPIYVKLLSAEAQEVIGQPHPLTAPAMSILLKEGFRYNNYVDIFDGGPTLEVPLNEIKTVKLSRLVTVGSLSDEVSSSNYLLTNAQLNFRATINTALVNKEQNTCILSKKTADLLQVNRGDVVRVSPLQIATTP, encoded by the coding sequence ATGATGCTATTTCGCAGCGCACTTGATTCTGATTTAGAAGCCATTCATGATTTGGCAGAACAAAGCGGTATAGGGATGACGACGCTTCCTAAAGATATTAATCTATTAAAAAAACGAATCGATTGGTCTTGTGCATCGTATAAAAAAAAGATAGTTCATCCCAATAGTGAGTATTATCTTTTTGTTTTGGAAAATCAAAAAAACAAAGAAATTGTTGGGGTATCCGCAATTGAAGCTCGCATAGGCCATGATACGCCTTTTTACTCCTATAAACTTTCCAAACGTACACGAATATCACGCACCTTAAACATACGCAGTGAGTACGAAGTATTAAGTCTGGTAAATGATAATCAAGGACGCAGTGAAATATGCACCCTATTTTTGAATCCTAAATATAGAAAGGACAATAACGGGCTCCTGCTCTCTAAAGGGCGTTTTATTTTCATGGCACAATTCCCTATGCGTTTTGCGCCAATTGTGATTGCTGATATGCGCGGTGTTTCCGATAAACATGGGCGCTCGCCCTTCTGGGATAATGTGTGCAGCCATTTTTTTCAAATGCCTTTTGCGGAGGCTGATAGGCTGACCTTAGCAACGGATAAACAATTTATTGCTGATTTAATGCCGCGCAATCCAATCTACGTCAAATTACTTTCGGCAGAAGCACAGGAAGTCATTGGTCAGCCTCATCCATTAACAGCACCAGCAATGAGCATCTTATTAAAAGAAGGTTTTCGTTATAACAATTATGTTGATATTTTTGATGGGGGCCCCACACTGGAAGTGCCATTAAACGAAATTAAAACAGTTAAATTAAGCCGTTTAGTTACCGTTGGCAGCCTAAGTGATGAAGTAAGTAGCTCCAATTATTTACTAACAAATGCCCAATTAAATTTTCGTGCCACCATCAATACAGCATTAGTTAATAAAGAACAAAATACCTGTATTCTCAGCAAAAAAACAGCTGATTTACTACAGGTAAATCGAGGAGATGTTGTACGCGTTTCTCCCTTACAAATTGCGACCACACCCTAG
- the astB gene encoding N-succinylarginine dihydrolase, whose translation MTMYELNMDGLVGPTHNYAGLAAGNVASTNNAFSMANPQAAARQGLEKMRLLHNMGLKQGVLPPHQRPNLELLRQLGFQGSGAEQINKAFKIAPELLSASYSASSMWTANAATVSPSIDTLDQKTHFTAANLIGNLHRHQEADFSQKLLQVIFADANYFSHHPIVPRSTVTGDEGAANHSRICQNHSKPGIHLFVYGRKALNRGEYSIGPSKYPARQTLEASEAIVRNHQLPKEKVIFACQNPFAIDQGVFHNDVISVANESVFLVHEQAFHNQEMVLNELREKASFPLSIIEISKEQLSIKDAVESYLFNSQIISLANQNEMMLIAPIECETNPRVRLCIDELIADKQNPINSVHYMDLKQSMRNGGGPACLRLRIPLQKQELQAMHQGVLVNNQLLDTLDAWVLKHYRTELSTADLVDPQLITESFQALDELTQILRLGSIYPFQTE comes from the coding sequence ATGACAATGTATGAATTAAACATGGATGGTCTGGTTGGCCCAACCCATAATTATGCGGGCTTGGCTGCGGGTAATGTTGCATCGACAAATAATGCATTCAGCATGGCTAATCCACAAGCAGCTGCAAGACAAGGTTTAGAGAAAATGCGCCTGTTGCATAATATGGGATTAAAACAAGGTGTATTGCCCCCTCACCAACGCCCCAATCTTGAATTACTACGACAATTAGGTTTTCAAGGAAGTGGCGCGGAGCAAATAAATAAAGCGTTTAAAATAGCACCTGAACTTCTTAGCGCTAGCTACTCAGCATCCAGCATGTGGACTGCAAATGCAGCGACCGTTTCGCCAAGTATCGATACCTTAGATCAGAAAACTCATTTTACCGCAGCCAATCTGATCGGTAACTTACACCGTCACCAAGAGGCCGATTTTTCACAAAAACTACTGCAAGTTATCTTTGCTGACGCGAATTATTTTAGCCATCATCCAATAGTACCTCGCTCAACCGTTACTGGCGATGAAGGGGCTGCAAATCACAGCCGCATCTGCCAAAACCACTCGAAGCCTGGGATTCATCTTTTTGTCTATGGAAGAAAAGCCTTAAATAGAGGTGAGTACTCTATCGGCCCAAGCAAATACCCTGCTCGCCAAACATTGGAAGCATCTGAAGCTATTGTACGTAACCATCAATTACCGAAGGAAAAGGTTATTTTCGCTTGCCAAAACCCTTTTGCGATAGACCAAGGGGTCTTTCATAATGACGTTATTTCGGTTGCGAATGAGTCCGTATTTCTTGTCCATGAACAAGCATTCCATAACCAAGAAATGGTTTTGAATGAACTACGAGAAAAAGCATCCTTTCCCTTATCAATTATTGAAATCAGCAAAGAACAACTGAGTATTAAAGATGCAGTAGAATCTTATCTCTTTAATTCACAAATTATTAGTTTAGCGAATCAAAATGAGATGATGTTGATTGCTCCGATTGAATGTGAAACTAATCCGCGGGTTAGACTTTGCATTGATGAGTTAATTGCCGATAAACAAAATCCAATTAATTCAGTACATTATATGGATCTAAAACAAAGTATGCGCAATGGTGGAGGCCCGGCCTGCTTAAGATTGCGTATTCCATTGCAAAAACAAGAACTTCAAGCGATGCATCAAGGTGTTTTAGTGAATAATCAACTATTAGATACCTTAGATGCTTGGGTATTAAAACATTACCGTACGGAATTAAGTACAGCGGATTTAGTAGATCCTCAGTTAATTACTGAAAGCTTTCAGGCTTTAGATGAATTAACTCAGATACTTAGGCTTGGTTCCATCTACCCATTTCAAACAGAATAG
- the frr gene encoding ribosome recycling factor, with product MINEIKQDSERRMKKTIESLQVDMTKIRTGRANVGLLDHVHVDYYGTSTPLSQVANITASDSRTIMVTPWEKSMVAAVEKAILTSDLGLNPSTAGAAIRVPMPPLTEERRKELIKVVRNEGEQGKVSIRNIRRDANSQLKDLVKDKSISEDDERRAAEVIQKLTDKYIAEVDVLLANKEKDLMEI from the coding sequence ATGATTAATGAGATTAAGCAAGACTCAGAACGACGCATGAAAAAAACCATTGAATCATTGCAAGTTGATATGACAAAGATTCGTACTGGAAGAGCCAATGTTGGGTTACTGGATCATGTTCATGTTGATTATTATGGTACCTCAACACCGCTAAGCCAGGTTGCGAATATTACAGCAAGCGATTCACGAACCATTATGGTTACTCCTTGGGAAAAGTCTATGGTTGCTGCTGTTGAAAAGGCAATTTTGACTTCTGATTTGGGACTTAATCCATCAACTGCTGGGGCTGCAATTCGTGTGCCTATGCCTCCATTAACTGAAGAGCGTAGAAAAGAGTTGATTAAAGTAGTCCGTAATGAAGGCGAGCAAGGAAAGGTTTCTATTCGTAACATTAGACGTGACGCGAATAGCCAATTAAAAGACTTAGTTAAAGACAAATCTATTTCTGAGGACGATGAACGTCGTGCTGCAGAAGTAATTCAAAAATTAACTGATAAGTACATTGCTGAAGTAGATGTATTATTAGCGAATAAAGAAAAAGATTTAATGGAAATTTAA
- a CDS encoding hydrolase has translation MMEPYKQLISTLSNNQELMVQQLHHFCEINSGTTNLQGLAQIATALSDAYNPIADAIEVKKLVPLPVINMSGDEALQRCGDALFIRKRRHLKRRILLSGHMDTVYPANSSFQKLTYINDNHVNGPGVADMKGGLIVMLHALAAFEQTEQATQLGWDVLINSDEEIGSPASSILFDELAPHYQAALVYEPAMTPTGTLAKNRKGSAKYTLIATGKAAHAGRAFAEGRNAICYLAEAVCEIHALNGKRDGVTINFGKIAGGEALNVVPDKAVAKLDIRISDPEDEIWVKNELAKIDQKLKRTDYSLTMHGTFGRPVKRVCAGTERLFQRVQHLGKELGLTIDWKDSGGCCDGNNLARHGLPVLDTLGVRGGNIHSHEEYILLDSLAERATLSALLLLDLAQGGLEDLKK, from the coding sequence ATGATGGAACCATACAAACAACTGATAAGTACCCTAAGCAATAATCAAGAACTTATGGTGCAACAGTTACACCATTTTTGTGAAATTAATTCCGGGACCACTAACTTACAAGGCCTAGCGCAAATCGCTACGGCGTTAAGTGACGCATACAACCCCATTGCCGATGCAATTGAGGTAAAAAAATTAGTTCCCTTACCTGTCATTAATATGTCAGGAGATGAGGCCCTGCAACGTTGTGGTGATGCCTTATTCATTAGGAAGCGTCGCCATCTAAAGCGCCGAATATTACTGAGTGGGCATATGGATACTGTTTATCCGGCTAATAGCTCTTTTCAAAAATTAACCTACATTAATGATAACCATGTAAATGGGCCTGGCGTTGCCGATATGAAAGGTGGGCTAATCGTAATGCTGCATGCCTTAGCGGCTTTTGAGCAAACAGAACAGGCAACACAATTAGGCTGGGATGTCCTGATTAATTCTGATGAAGAGATTGGCTCACCAGCTTCAAGCATTCTTTTTGATGAGTTAGCTCCTCACTATCAAGCAGCCTTAGTTTATGAGCCCGCAATGACACCTACAGGAACTTTGGCGAAAAACAGGAAAGGTAGCGCTAAATATACCTTAATCGCCACAGGCAAAGCAGCCCATGCTGGCAGAGCATTTGCTGAGGGCAGAAATGCTATTTGTTATTTAGCGGAAGCAGTTTGTGAAATTCATGCACTCAACGGCAAACGAGACGGCGTTACGATTAATTTTGGAAAAATTGCCGGTGGTGAAGCACTAAACGTCGTTCCAGATAAGGCCGTTGCAAAACTTGACATCCGCATTAGTGATCCCGAAGACGAGATATGGGTAAAAAATGAGTTAGCTAAAATTGACCAGAAATTAAAACGTACTGATTACTCCTTGACAATGCATGGAACTTTTGGCCGGCCGGTCAAGCGGGTATGCGCAGGCACCGAACGTTTATTTCAACGAGTTCAACACCTAGGTAAAGAGCTAGGTTTAACTATTGATTGGAAAGACAGCGGCGGCTGTTGTGATGGCAATAACTTAGCCCGTCATGGCTTACCTGTTTTAGATACATTAGGAGTACGCGGCGGAAATATTCATAGTCATGAGGAGTATATTTTACTGGATAGTTTAGCTGAGCGAGCAACGCTAAGTGCCTTGCTTTTGCTTGATTTGGCACAAGGTGGTTTAGAGGACTTAAAAAAATGA
- the astD gene encoding succinylglutamate-semialdehyde dehydrogenase, with translation MMQSKGQYINGQWIKSNGSALESINPSYGTVFWQGSSATEHDVSIAAETAHQALPAWAALDFEQRAQYTKKFAEQVEKKREQLALLIAQETGKPMWESQTEVSSVVAKINISIQAYQERTAAKHNATAEANACLRFKPQGVVVVLGAFNFPAHLSNGHIVPALLAGNTILYKPSEQTPAVAELIMQCWHDSGLPAGVINCIQGDARSGKALLAQDIQGVYFTGSYPTGLRIHQQFSDRPEVILALEMGGNNPLVIDEVSNIKAAVYYTILSSLLTAGQRCTCARRVMIPDTAQGDAFLKSFIKACQSLKVGPYDQQPEPFMGPVISNDQALIHLQSQKKLLESGGESLLSMSLLKENTGLLSPGIIDMTKVSNPPDEEIFAPLVQIHRYKHFDEAISLANQTRYGLAAGLLGDNEANYQHFYQKVRAGLINWNRPTTGAASNLPFGGVGFSGNHRPSAYFAADYCAYPVASMEQPSLTTPAQQLPGIILD, from the coding sequence ATGATGCAAAGTAAAGGTCAATACATTAATGGGCAATGGATAAAAAGCAATGGTTCGGCTTTAGAGTCTATTAATCCCAGTTATGGCACGGTATTCTGGCAAGGAAGTAGTGCCACAGAACATGACGTTTCTATAGCAGCAGAAACAGCCCATCAAGCCCTCCCCGCCTGGGCTGCTCTCGATTTTGAACAACGAGCCCAATACACCAAAAAATTTGCAGAACAAGTAGAAAAAAAGCGAGAGCAACTCGCATTACTGATTGCTCAAGAAACAGGGAAACCAATGTGGGAGTCACAAACAGAAGTAAGTTCTGTAGTGGCTAAAATTAATATATCAATTCAAGCCTATCAAGAGCGCACTGCGGCAAAACACAATGCAACAGCCGAAGCAAATGCCTGCCTACGTTTTAAACCTCAAGGCGTTGTCGTTGTTTTAGGTGCCTTTAATTTTCCTGCACATTTAAGCAATGGGCATATTGTTCCCGCACTTTTAGCTGGGAATACAATTCTTTATAAACCCAGCGAACAGACACCTGCTGTAGCTGAATTAATTATGCAATGTTGGCATGATAGTGGATTGCCAGCTGGCGTAATCAATTGCATCCAGGGTGACGCACGCTCAGGCAAAGCACTTTTAGCTCAAGATATTCAGGGAGTTTATTTTACAGGCAGTTATCCAACCGGCTTGCGTATTCATCAACAATTTAGTGATCGACCTGAAGTAATTCTGGCCTTAGAGATGGGGGGTAATAATCCCTTAGTGATCGATGAAGTTAGTAATATCAAAGCAGCAGTATATTATACAATACTGTCCTCATTACTTACTGCAGGACAACGTTGCACCTGTGCACGACGAGTTATGATTCCTGATACGGCCCAAGGTGATGCTTTTCTTAAAAGTTTTATCAAAGCCTGCCAATCATTAAAAGTAGGTCCTTATGATCAACAACCAGAGCCTTTCATGGGTCCTGTGATTAGTAATGACCAAGCATTAATACATCTACAAAGCCAAAAAAAGCTGCTTGAATCTGGGGGTGAATCCTTATTATCTATGAGTTTATTGAAAGAAAATACAGGTTTACTCTCTCCGGGTATTATTGATATGACTAAAGTATCTAATCCCCCGGATGAAGAAATTTTCGCACCTCTAGTACAAATTCATCGCTACAAACATTTTGATGAGGCAATTAGCTTGGCGAATCAAACCCGTTATGGGTTGGCTGCAGGCTTGCTCGGTGATAACGAAGCGAATTATCAACACTTTTATCAAAAGGTTCGTGCAGGATTAATTAATTGGAATAGGCCGACAACAGGGGCAGCCAGCAACCTGCCCTTTGGTGGAGTTGGCTTTAGTGGTAATCACCGCCCCAGTGCCTATTTTGCTGCAGATTATTGCGCCTATCCTGTTGCGAGTATGGAACAGCCCTCACTAACGACGCCAGCACAACAATTACCTGGCATTATATTGGATTAG
- a CDS encoding spermidine synthase, with the protein MWKTKFGKCIYESPSGYKVYQNFFYRWLTLGSKALQTVINRRHPQKPALHYLPGLTLMARQYPGPSCLLGLGGAGIPLMLSIEHPPPPLVVIDKSDEIIDIAKRFFITEELKNLTIIHADAMDYVVQTDVTYKHLMVDLYNANFFPPECNNELFFCSCQRILAQDGFLALNLANIKEQWPLFQLVKRFFKHTLVVPIKKSANMVIIASNNESKEHFFQQVRKSGELKQIIWVESWDYVGEL; encoded by the coding sequence ATGTGGAAAACAAAGTTTGGCAAATGTATTTATGAATCGCCTTCAGGCTATAAGGTTTATCAAAATTTTTTTTATCGTTGGTTAACTTTAGGCTCAAAAGCGCTGCAAACAGTAATTAACCGGCGCCATCCACAGAAACCGGCATTACATTATTTACCCGGTCTGACTTTAATGGCGCGCCAATATCCTGGCCCAAGCTGCTTACTAGGCCTGGGTGGTGCAGGAATTCCATTAATGTTATCCATAGAACATCCGCCACCACCTTTAGTTGTAATTGATAAAAGTGATGAAATCATTGATATTGCGAAACGCTTTTTTATCACAGAAGAACTTAAAAACTTAACCATTATTCATGCCGATGCTATGGATTATGTTGTCCAAACCGACGTAACTTACAAACATTTAATGGTTGATCTTTACAACGCCAACTTTTTCCCCCCAGAATGCAACAATGAATTATTTTTTTGCTCATGCCAACGGATCCTCGCCCAAGATGGCTTCTTAGCCTTAAATCTTGCCAATATCAAAGAGCAATGGCCCTTGTTTCAACTAGTAAAAAGGTTCTTTAAACACACTCTGGTCGTACCTATTAAAAAAAGCGCTAATATGGTGATCATCGCCTCCAATAATGAAAGCAAAGAGCATTTTTTTCAACAAGTCAGAAAGTCCGGAGAGTTAAAGCAAATTATATGGGTTGAATCATGGGATTACGTGGGTGAGCTATAA
- a CDS encoding LegC2/C7 family Dot/Icm T4SS effector, translating into MATTEHKLAELVQVDKGVKLNPQSAEHVLSQLQFSDAAKKIILDPNSFEQNAKELESIAPSNELLIQVRKSLEAIIDSLEQNPSILTSITKFWGNLSLWEKIFGGILITGPTLVIGVAANVGFLVTLSGLSAGAYITSGVVFEDHFENTKRITEKLKQGVFEVADVLVLTIRSLDIIRQKLATEVEKFQQENSRLTLNITKLSDETYDLSVQIESYMITEKHLRQTKEQLEETATELKKDLSLNQEQYETAVREIGTLKQEHERCTLLLRQQVDELTVKRKQLEEELEKTRKLTSTLQVAVQTLSSTVINDSQQRDIFQKRLENLVKNEEQHFTQVVDRFCATESELVSVKKQLEDSLKLQQELMEKQNQLIKRLELIDQLVPESPMTRDNKINIDALCTYGIMAKTVEKPEAKHQQPINNIQ; encoded by the coding sequence ATGGCGACGACAGAACACAAGCTTGCAGAGTTAGTACAGGTAGATAAAGGGGTAAAACTAAACCCCCAAAGCGCAGAACATGTACTTTCACAATTGCAATTTTCTGATGCAGCAAAAAAAATCATATTAGACCCCAATTCCTTTGAGCAAAATGCCAAAGAACTCGAGTCTATTGCTCCATCAAACGAGCTGTTAATCCAAGTTAGAAAAAGCTTGGAAGCTATTATCGACTCACTTGAGCAAAATCCAAGTATACTCACATCAATCACTAAATTTTGGGGTAATCTGTCCTTATGGGAAAAGATTTTTGGTGGAATTTTAATTACTGGCCCCACCTTAGTCATAGGCGTTGCGGCCAATGTTGGTTTTCTTGTTACTCTCAGTGGCTTAAGCGCGGGGGCTTATATTACAAGTGGTGTCGTATTTGAAGATCACTTTGAAAACACGAAGAGAATTACGGAAAAACTAAAACAAGGTGTTTTTGAGGTTGCAGATGTACTCGTACTAACGATTCGCTCCTTAGATATCATCCGTCAAAAACTAGCTACCGAGGTTGAAAAGTTTCAACAAGAAAATAGCCGACTAACCCTCAACATCACGAAACTATCCGATGAAACCTATGATCTTAGCGTGCAAATTGAAAGTTACATGATCACCGAAAAACATTTGCGCCAAACCAAAGAGCAATTAGAGGAGACAGCAACTGAACTAAAAAAAGATTTATCACTTAATCAGGAACAATATGAAACTGCTGTACGAGAAATAGGCACTTTAAAACAAGAACATGAACGATGCACCTTGTTATTAAGACAACAAGTTGATGAGCTAACTGTAAAAAGAAAACAACTTGAGGAAGAGCTAGAAAAAACGAGAAAGCTAACATCCACACTACAAGTAGCCGTACAAACGCTTTCAAGTACCGTAATTAATGATTCCCAACAACGAGATATCTTCCAAAAACGCTTGGAAAACCTTGTAAAAAACGAAGAACAACATTTTACTCAAGTTGTCGACCGTTTTTGTGCAACAGAATCAGAGTTAGTCTCTGTTAAGAAACAATTAGAAGATAGCCTAAAACTTCAGCAAGAACTAATGGAGAAACAAAATCAGTTGATTAAACGACTGGAATTGATCGATCAGCTGGTACCTGAGTCCCCAATGACCCGAGACAATAAAATAAATATCGATGCACTGTGTACCTATGGAATTATGGCAAAAACCGTAGAAAAACCCGAGGCAAAACATCAACAACCGATAAACAACATACAGTAA
- a CDS encoding DNA-3-methyladenine glycosylase family protein: MTVNDEVPDIPVYQQACDYLSKLDADWSLIIERVGPCKLVPKLTEEPYETLIRAIAHQQLHGRAAEAILNRFLALFPEEKFPEPQQILSIESDVIRKCGFSMRKINTIKAIAEARIHGLVPTFAKAKELSNETLIRELTVLPGIGPWTVEMLLIFNLGRLDVLPIHDFGVREGYKRMKSLDKQPTPKELAKLGEDWYPYQSIASWYLWRV, from the coding sequence ATGACTGTAAATGACGAAGTGCCTGATATTCCTGTTTATCAGCAAGCATGTGACTATCTATCTAAGTTAGATGCTGATTGGTCATTAATTATTGAGCGAGTTGGCCCTTGTAAATTAGTACCCAAATTAACTGAGGAGCCTTATGAGACATTGATTCGCGCAATTGCGCATCAACAATTACACGGTAGGGCGGCTGAAGCAATTTTAAACCGTTTTTTGGCTTTATTTCCTGAAGAAAAATTTCCTGAGCCACAACAGATTTTATCTATTGAGAGCGATGTTATAAGGAAATGTGGTTTTTCAATGAGAAAAATTAATACGATAAAAGCGATTGCTGAGGCTCGTATTCATGGGCTTGTACCGACTTTTGCTAAGGCAAAAGAGTTATCAAATGAAACATTAATTCGTGAGCTTACTGTTTTACCTGGAATTGGTCCTTGGACTGTTGAAATGCTCTTAATTTTTAATCTAGGACGTTTGGATGTGCTTCCAATTCATGATTTTGGTGTTCGAGAAGGGTATAAGCGTATGAAATCTTTGGATAAGCAACCAACGCCTAAGGAGTTAGCAAAATTAGGAGAAGATTGGTATCCTTACCAAAGTATTGCATCATGGTATTTGTGGCGGGTTTAG